In a single window of the Thermus amyloliquefaciens genome:
- the rsfS gene encoding ribosome silencing factor — protein MVKTLEAVELIARIKDLLWEKKAEDVVALDLRAVSESLDYFVLASATSTPHLQALERHLQEKLEEEGLRPRPTEGQSPRWVVLDYGEVVVHLMTPEAREYYDLEGFWADAKRI, from the coding sequence ATGGTCAAGACCCTGGAGGCGGTGGAGCTGATCGCGAGGATCAAGGATCTCCTTTGGGAAAAGAAGGCGGAGGACGTGGTGGCCCTGGACCTGAGGGCGGTTTCGGAGAGCCTGGACTATTTCGTCTTGGCCAGCGCCACCAGCACCCCTCACCTCCAGGCCCTGGAGCGGCACCTGCAGGAGAAGCTGGAGGAGGAGGGCCTTCGCCCCCGGCCCACGGAGGGGCAGAGCCCCCGCTGGGTGGTCCTGGACTACGGGGAGGTGGTGGTCCACCTCATGACCCCGGAGGCCCGGGAGTACTACGACCTGGAAGGCTTCTGGGCGGACGCCAAGAGGATTTGA
- the obgE gene encoding GTPase ObgE, with protein MFQDLLLITVAAGRGGDGAVSFRREKFVPKGGPDGGDGGRGGSVYLRARGSVDSLSELSKRTYKAEDGEHGRGSGQHGRAGRDLYIEVPRGTRVFDADTGELLGDLTEEGQVLLVARGGEGGRGNAHFVTPTRQAPRFAEAGEEGERRRLRLELMLIADVGLVGYPNAGKSSLLAATTRAHPKIAPYPFTTLSPNLGVVEVEGERFTLADIPGIVEGASQGRGLGLEFLRHIARTRVLLYVLDAAEEPLQVFRTLRQEVGAYDPGLLRRPSLIALNKVDLLTPEEVGAKVAELAREGLPVLPVSALTGEGLVALKEALLGLVKATPAPELPKPAPKGVVEAGVEVVPLEEGVYEVRAPALERYLRRLKGDFSEAAGYLQEVFRRHGVEAALRAKGVRAGDLVRIGEREFEYIPEG; from the coding sequence ATGTTCCAAGACCTTCTCCTCATCACCGTCGCCGCCGGCCGGGGTGGCGACGGTGCCGTCTCCTTCCGCCGGGAAAAGTTCGTGCCCAAAGGGGGGCCGGACGGGGGGGATGGGGGGCGGGGGGGAAGCGTCTACCTGCGGGCCAGGGGGAGCGTGGACTCCCTTTCGGAGCTTTCCAAGCGCACCTATAAGGCGGAGGATGGGGAGCACGGCCGGGGAAGCGGCCAGCACGGCCGGGCCGGGCGGGACCTCTACATCGAGGTGCCCCGGGGCACCCGGGTCTTTGATGCGGACACGGGGGAGCTCCTCGGGGACCTCACGGAGGAGGGCCAGGTCCTCCTGGTGGCCCGGGGAGGGGAAGGGGGGCGGGGCAACGCCCACTTCGTCACCCCCACCCGCCAGGCCCCCCGCTTCGCCGAGGCGGGGGAGGAGGGGGAAAGGCGCCGCCTAAGGCTGGAGCTCATGCTGATTGCCGACGTGGGGCTTGTGGGCTACCCCAACGCCGGCAAGAGCAGCCTCCTTGCCGCCACCACCCGGGCCCACCCCAAGATCGCCCCCTACCCCTTCACCACCTTGAGCCCCAACCTGGGGGTGGTGGAGGTGGAGGGGGAGCGCTTCACCCTGGCGGACATCCCCGGGATCGTGGAGGGGGCGAGCCAGGGCAGGGGCTTGGGCCTAGAGTTCCTGCGCCACATCGCCCGCACCCGGGTGCTCCTTTATGTGCTGGACGCCGCCGAGGAGCCCCTCCAGGTCTTCCGTACCCTGCGCCAGGAGGTGGGGGCCTACGACCCAGGCCTCCTTCGGCGTCCCAGCCTCATCGCCCTCAACAAGGTGGACCTGCTCACCCCGGAGGAGGTGGGGGCTAAGGTGGCGGAGCTGGCCCGGGAGGGGCTTCCCGTCTTGCCGGTGAGCGCCCTCACGGGGGAGGGGCTCGTGGCCCTCAAGGAGGCCCTCCTGGGCCTGGTGAAGGCCACTCCAGCCCCCGAGCTTCCCAAGCCCGCGCCCAAGGGGGTGGTGGAGGCCGGGGTGGAGGTGGTACCCCTAGAGGAGGGGGTGTATGAGGTGCGTGCCCCTGCCCTGGAGCGGTACCTGAGGCGGCTTAAGGGGGATTTTTCCGAGGCGGCGGGCTACCTCCAGGAGGTGTTCCGGCGCCACGGGGTGGAGGCGGCCCTCAGGGCCAAGGGGGTGCGGGCGGGGGACCTGGTGCGGATCGGGGAGCGGGAGTTTGAGTACATACCGGAGGGCTAG
- the panC gene encoding pantoate--beta-alanine ligase — protein sequence MKVARTVAELRQALPQEGVGFVPTMGYLHRGHLALVERARRENPFVAVSIFVNPLQFGPGEDYHRYPRDLERDRALLAEAGVDLLFAPSVEEMYPAGFSTRVSVEGPLTALWEGAVRPGHFQGVATVVARLFLLVGPSRAYFGEKDYQQLLVIRKMVRDLGFPVEVVGVPTVREEDGLALSSRNVYLSPETRGKANLLYRALVAMRVVARAGGSVAEALRAGEGVLAEVPEFRKDYLALVHPETLLPLSDWVPGARGIVAGRFPEVRLIDNLEVYP from the coding sequence GTGAAGGTGGCGCGCACCGTGGCGGAGCTGAGGCAGGCCCTACCCCAGGAGGGGGTGGGCTTCGTCCCCACCATGGGCTACCTCCACCGGGGCCACCTGGCCTTGGTGGAGCGGGCCCGGAGGGAAAACCCCTTTGTGGCGGTTTCCATCTTTGTGAACCCCTTGCAGTTTGGCCCCGGGGAGGACTACCACCGCTACCCCCGGGACCTCGAGCGGGACCGGGCCCTTTTGGCGGAGGCGGGGGTGGACCTCCTCTTCGCCCCCAGCGTGGAGGAGATGTACCCGGCGGGCTTCTCCACCCGGGTCAGCGTGGAGGGTCCCCTCACGGCCCTTTGGGAGGGGGCGGTGCGCCCCGGCCACTTCCAGGGGGTGGCCACGGTGGTGGCCAGGCTCTTCCTCCTGGTGGGGCCAAGCCGGGCCTACTTTGGGGAGAAGGACTACCAGCAGCTCCTGGTGATCCGCAAGATGGTGCGGGACCTGGGGTTCCCCGTGGAGGTGGTGGGGGTGCCCACGGTGCGGGAGGAGGATGGGCTGGCCCTTTCCAGCCGCAACGTCTACCTCTCCCCGGAAACCCGCGGGAAGGCCAACCTCCTCTACCGGGCCCTCGTGGCCATGCGGGTGGTGGCCCGGGCGGGCGGGAGCGTGGCCGAGGCCCTGCGGGCCGGGGAGGGGGTTTTGGCCGAGGTGCCCGAGTTCCGCAAGGACTACCTGGCCCTGGTGCACCCGGAAACCCTCCTTCCCCTTTCCGACTGGGTGCCGGGGGCCCGGGGGATCGTTGCCGGCCGCTTCCCCGAGGTGCGCCTGATCGATAACCTGGAGGTGTACCCATGA
- a CDS encoding LCP family protein, which yields MRPRLSFLLLALSLFALGVVLSWPRGTEERPVRGKRVGALPELGVVVAARDIEYCGYHTPCGPGSRTDTIFYVRLRGREVQALAIPRDLYSPLVGGKINAAYARGGAELLKRAVEEATGLVAERHLVLTLGSVARVVDAVGGVEVHLERPMRYTDRAAKLFIDFPAGRLHLNGEEAVKYMRFRHDALGDYARLDRIKGVLGQVLKRAQDPRTWPALALALRETWRELDTDLSLEEILGYLPGVRGLRLSLATLPTREGAGTFLHVDEEARAQVLAPFLGGAVPSSPPKVPVRLRGERGLVLWGQAFLAREGVEAQGEEAEVVQSAVYAQSLEAGSYFAELFHLPLLVPHRPVLGVVVELGKDLLQ from the coding sequence ATGCGCCCTAGGCTCTCCTTCCTCCTCCTGGCCTTGAGCCTCTTCGCCCTGGGGGTTGTCCTCTCCTGGCCCCGGGGGACGGAGGAAAGGCCCGTGCGGGGGAAGCGGGTGGGGGCCCTCCCTGAGCTTGGGGTGGTGGTGGCGGCCCGGGACATCGAGTACTGCGGTTACCACACCCCCTGTGGCCCGGGAAGCCGCACGGACACCATCTTCTACGTGCGCCTTAGGGGAAGGGAGGTCCAGGCCCTGGCCATTCCCCGGGACCTCTATAGCCCCTTGGTGGGGGGCAAGATCAACGCCGCCTACGCCCGCGGGGGGGCGGAGCTTTTGAAGAGGGCGGTGGAGGAGGCCACGGGCCTGGTGGCCGAGAGGCACCTGGTCCTGACCCTGGGGAGCGTGGCCCGGGTGGTGGACGCGGTGGGGGGGGTGGAGGTCCACCTGGAGAGGCCCATGCGTTACACCGACCGGGCGGCCAAGCTCTTCATCGACTTCCCCGCGGGAAGGCTCCATCTGAATGGGGAGGAGGCGGTGAAGTACATGCGCTTCCGCCACGACGCCCTGGGGGACTACGCCCGCTTGGACCGCATCAAGGGGGTCCTCGGCCAGGTGCTCAAGAGGGCCCAGGACCCCCGCACCTGGCCGGCCCTGGCCCTGGCCCTACGGGAAACCTGGCGGGAGCTGGACACCGACCTCTCCCTGGAGGAGATTCTGGGGTACCTGCCCGGGGTGCGGGGCCTGAGGCTTTCCCTGGCCACCCTGCCCACCCGGGAGGGGGCGGGGACCTTCCTCCACGTGGACGAGGAGGCCCGGGCCCAGGTCCTGGCCCCCTTTTTGGGAGGGGCTGTGCCTTCCTCCCCGCCCAAGGTGCCCGTGCGCCTTAGGGGGGAAAGGGGCCTCGTCCTTTGGGGCCAGGCGTTCCTCGCCCGGGAAGGGGTTGAGGCCCAAGGGGAGGAGGCGGAGGTGGTCCAGAGTGCGGTCTATGCCCAAAGCCTCGAGGCGGGAAGCTACTTTGCCGAGCTCTTCCACCTGCCCCTCCTTGTCCCTCACCGGCCGGTCCTTGGGGTGGTGGTGGAGCTCGGGAAGGACCTGCTACAATGA
- the wbaP gene encoding undecaprenyl-phosphate galactose phosphotransferase WbaP gives MQQERVLRIPRREPIAKRLGKGAAVLLGLLVVDLLALELSLLFAYVLREALDTLLFNSNKLLRLFFPSSSLSFALLLFPLGYALAGLYPGYGLPPVERIRRKVLVTLLMFLALIAWEWLFLREGWSRGVLLLALGFALVLPSLFEALAREGLVRLELWGTPVLILGAGRTGALVARALLRERALGLKPIGFLDDDPTKWEKQIEGLPVLGALAEAGGWVQEGVRTAVLAMPGVGRKRLLELLEGLPFPKVVLVPDLLETQSLWVSVRDLGGILGLEMRNNLLFAQNKFIKRAMDLGISVPLFLASLPLMAVLALLIKLVDRGPVLFSQERIGYGCKPFRIWKLRTMSLDAEERLKVLLEKDPKAKEEWQKFRKLKNDPRLLPVVGKILRKMSLDELPQLWNVIRGDMSLVGPRPAFHEELEAYYGPLAKLYCSVRPGLTGPWQIMGRNQLEFAERVALEAYYVRNWSPWLDLYILARTVWVVLTSKGAH, from the coding sequence GTGCAGCAAGAACGGGTTTTGAGAATTCCCCGGCGGGAGCCGATTGCGAAGCGCTTAGGGAAGGGGGCGGCCGTGCTCTTGGGGTTGCTGGTGGTGGACCTTTTGGCCTTGGAACTTTCACTTCTATTCGCCTACGTCCTCCGAGAAGCTTTGGATACGCTTTTGTTCAACAGCAATAAACTCTTACGGCTCTTTTTTCCCTCAAGTTCCCTTTCCTTCGCCCTCCTTCTATTTCCATTGGGCTACGCCCTGGCAGGCCTTTACCCAGGGTACGGGCTTCCCCCTGTGGAGCGAATACGCCGGAAGGTGCTGGTCACCCTGTTGATGTTCCTGGCCCTTATCGCCTGGGAGTGGCTTTTCTTAAGGGAGGGGTGGTCTAGAGGGGTCTTGCTCCTAGCCCTGGGTTTTGCCTTGGTCTTACCCTCCCTGTTTGAGGCGTTGGCGCGTGAAGGATTGGTGCGTCTGGAGCTGTGGGGCACACCGGTTCTCATCCTTGGGGCGGGCAGGACGGGAGCCTTGGTGGCTCGAGCGCTTCTTCGGGAAAGGGCCCTGGGACTGAAGCCTATTGGTTTCTTGGACGACGATCCCACGAAGTGGGAGAAGCAGATAGAGGGCTTGCCTGTCTTGGGCGCCCTTGCGGAAGCTGGGGGGTGGGTCCAGGAGGGGGTGAGAACGGCTGTTCTAGCCATGCCAGGGGTGGGTCGGAAGCGTTTATTGGAGCTTTTGGAGGGTCTTCCCTTTCCCAAAGTGGTCTTGGTGCCAGATCTGCTGGAAACCCAGAGCCTTTGGGTCTCGGTGAGAGATTTAGGGGGGATTTTAGGCTTGGAAATGAGAAATAATCTGCTTTTTGCTCAGAATAAATTTATAAAACGTGCCATGGACTTGGGTATAAGCGTACCCTTGTTTTTGGCTAGCTTGCCGCTTATGGCTGTATTGGCACTTTTAATTAAGCTTGTTGACAGAGGGCCCGTTTTATTTTCCCAGGAGCGTATTGGGTACGGATGCAAACCTTTCCGCATTTGGAAGTTGCGCACCATGAGCTTGGATGCCGAAGAAAGGTTGAAGGTGCTTTTGGAAAAAGATCCAAAGGCCAAAGAGGAATGGCAAAAGTTTCGCAAGCTGAAAAACGATCCACGGCTTTTGCCAGTAGTAGGCAAAATCCTTCGCAAAATGAGTTTGGACGAGCTACCCCAGCTGTGGAACGTAATACGCGGGGATATGAGTTTAGTAGGACCTCGTCCGGCCTTCCACGAAGAGCTGGAGGCTTACTACGGACCTTTAGCGAAGCTCTACTGTAGTGTGCGACCCGGGTTGACAGGGCCGTGGCAGATAATGGGTAGGAACCAGCTTGAATTTGCTGAAAGGGTTGCTCTGGAGGCGTACTATGTTCGTAATTGGTCCCCTTGGTTGGACCTTTACATCTTGGCACGTACGGTTTGGGTGGTTCTGACCTCCAAGGGAGCACATTGA
- the nadD gene encoding nicotinate-nucleotide adenylyltransferase, which produces MRIGLFGGSFDPIHLGHLLAAKEAASALGLDRVLFVVAARPPHKTPVAPPEARYEMALLATAEEERFFASRLELDRPGPSYTVDTLEEARRLFPGDELFFITGADAYRDVLTWKDGERLPELATLVAVARPGYPLEAMPVPVVPLLVPEVGISSTEIRRRIREGRSVRFWLPRPVEVYLEKHGFYR; this is translated from the coding sequence TTGCGCATCGGTCTTTTCGGCGGCAGCTTTGACCCCATCCACCTGGGGCACCTTCTGGCCGCAAAGGAGGCCGCAAGCGCCCTGGGGCTAGACCGCGTGCTCTTCGTGGTGGCCGCCCGCCCCCCCCACAAGACCCCGGTGGCCCCCCCGGAGGCCCGCTACGAGATGGCCCTCCTGGCCACGGCGGAGGAGGAGCGCTTCTTTGCCTCCCGCCTCGAGCTGGACCGGCCTGGGCCCAGCTACACCGTGGATACCCTGGAGGAGGCCCGGAGGCTTTTCCCAGGGGACGAGCTCTTCTTCATCACCGGGGCGGACGCCTACCGGGACGTCCTCACCTGGAAGGATGGGGAAAGGCTTCCCGAGCTCGCCACCCTGGTGGCGGTGGCCCGGCCCGGCTACCCCTTGGAGGCCATGCCGGTGCCCGTGGTGCCCCTCCTGGTCCCGGAGGTGGGGATATCCAGCACCGAGATCCGCAGGCGCATCCGGGAGGGGAGGAGCGTCCGTTTCTGGCTGCCCAGGCCCGTGGAGGTGTACCTTGAAAAGCACGGTTTCTACCGCTGA
- a CDS encoding Uma2 family endonuclease — translation MAEPAEVQRPMTLEAYLEEEAQSPVRHELVRGFPRAMAGASRRHNLLVVALVAALFPRAREKGCRVHAETFKLQVAPDTVYYPDLMVVCAPPGENPFLEEHPCLVLEVLSPSTEAQDRWEKMRAYLGLKSLQAYLLLDPERKGLEGYFREGKGFSLRRYAGGQVPLPCLDTSLDLEAIYSALD, via the coding sequence ATGGCTGAACCCGCGGAGGTCCAACGCCCCATGACCCTCGAGGCCTACCTGGAGGAAGAGGCCCAAAGCCCCGTGCGCCACGAGCTGGTCCGGGGTTTCCCAAGGGCCATGGCCGGGGCCAGCCGCCGTCACAACCTCCTGGTGGTGGCCCTGGTAGCGGCCCTTTTCCCCAGGGCCCGGGAGAAGGGGTGCCGGGTCCATGCGGAGACCTTCAAGCTCCAAGTGGCTCCCGACACCGTCTACTACCCCGACCTCATGGTGGTTTGCGCTCCTCCCGGAGAAAACCCCTTCTTGGAAGAACACCCCTGCCTGGTCCTGGAGGTCCTCTCCCCTTCCACGGAGGCCCAGGACCGCTGGGAGAAGATGCGGGCCTATTTGGGCCTGAAGAGCCTCCAGGCCTATCTGCTCCTGGACCCCGAACGGAAAGGCCTTGAAGGGTATTTCCGCGAGGGAAAGGGCTTCAGCCTAAGGCGCTACGCCGGGGGCCAGGTGCCCCTGCCCTGCCTGGACACCTCCCTAGACCTCGAGGCCATCTACTCGGCCCTGGACTAA
- the rpmA gene encoding 50S ribosomal protein L27: MAHKKGLGSTKNGRDSQAKRLGVKRHGGQVVKAGHILVRQRGTKFKPGKNVGMGRDFTLFALVDGVVEFQDKGRLGRFVSVRPLA; the protein is encoded by the coding sequence ATGGCGCATAAAAAGGGTTTGGGTTCCACCAAAAACGGCCGCGACTCCCAGGCGAAGCGCCTTGGGGTCAAGCGCCACGGGGGTCAGGTGGTGAAGGCGGGCCACATCCTGGTCCGCCAACGGGGCACCAAGTTCAAGCCCGGGAAGAATGTGGGCATGGGCCGGGACTTCACCCTCTTTGCCCTGGTGGACGGGGTGGTGGAGTTCCAGGACAAGGGGCGGCTGGGCCGCTTCGTGAGCGTGCGCCCCTTGGCGTAG
- the rplU gene encoding 50S ribosomal protein L21, whose protein sequence is MFAIVKTGGKQYRVEPGLKLRVEKLSAEPGSQVELPVLLLGGEKTVVGTPVVEGAKVVAEVLGHGKGKKVTVSRFKAKVQYRRKKGHRQPYTEILIKEIQG, encoded by the coding sequence ATGTTCGCGATCGTGAAGACAGGCGGCAAGCAGTACCGGGTGGAGCCTGGGCTGAAGCTAAGGGTGGAGAAGCTTTCCGCGGAGCCCGGCAGCCAGGTGGAACTTCCCGTCCTCCTCCTCGGGGGGGAGAAGACGGTGGTGGGTACGCCGGTGGTGGAGGGCGCCAAGGTGGTGGCCGAGGTCCTGGGCCACGGCAAGGGCAAGAAGGTGACCGTCTCCCGCTTCAAGGCCAAGGTCCAGTACCGCAGGAAGAAGGGGCACCGCCAGCCTTACACCGAGATCCTCATCAAGGAAATCCAGGGGTGA
- the yqeK gene encoding bis(5'-nucleosyl)-tetraphosphatase (symmetrical) YqeK, with the protein MKSTVSTAELMERVQALVRPERWAHIQRVAALAREIAEKNGLDGERAYLAGILHDAARDLPLEELRRLAPPENEVEEAHPLSLHGRAARRLAEAWGVGDLEVLEAVEGHVYGVDPANGIGMALYIADVSEPGRGVNEEIRHLALSGHLLEAYRQAVDKKVRYLEAKGIPVHPRTLAVYQGLWHAP; encoded by the coding sequence TTGAAAAGCACGGTTTCTACCGCTGAGCTTATGGAAAGGGTCCAGGCCCTGGTCCGTCCCGAGCGGTGGGCGCACATCCAGAGGGTGGCGGCCCTGGCCCGGGAGATCGCGGAGAAAAACGGCCTGGACGGGGAAAGGGCTTATCTGGCGGGGATCTTGCACGATGCCGCCCGGGACCTGCCCCTGGAGGAACTCCGCCGCCTGGCCCCTCCGGAAAACGAGGTGGAGGAGGCCCATCCCCTTTCCCTCCACGGCCGGGCAGCCCGCAGGTTGGCGGAGGCCTGGGGGGTGGGGGACCTCGAGGTCCTGGAGGCGGTGGAGGGGCACGTGTACGGGGTGGACCCGGCAAACGGCATCGGCATGGCCCTCTACATCGCCGACGTCTCCGAGCCGGGCCGGGGGGTGAACGAGGAGATCCGCCACCTGGCCCTTTCGGGGCACCTTCTGGAGGCCTACCGCCAGGCGGTGGACAAAAAGGTGAGGTACCTGGAGGCCAAGGGCATCCCCGTCCACCCCAGAACCTTGGCGGTGTACCAGGGCCTTTGGCATGCGCCCTAG
- a CDS encoding Wzz/FepE/Etk N-terminal domain-containing protein — MLQAPQEEFSLRDLVAVLERHRRLVVSLPLVLVTVALIYAFFIAEPRYASTATVNVAPVQVQAQLEQRIQVQGQNLLTFEGLKAIAFSEEVTREVWEALKRERKLPTAWQDQGGTPGLERMVKDFKIKNESPRQQVVPQGQVPPVVASLTVQAPSPEVAARTANLWAEAVTQRVNRIPLRRLEANLKALEEQILPAERTYREAQARWEAFQRASTLAQDKAELESKTAERVSLDQERSALERDLAAVQGRVAALEAEARKQASLVPIGTSPEQLAIIGKRLREAQENLKGETERARQAYVRAAQTLEVFKRQERIPVWQAELSAYTEAYASARSRSLALQKDLAVNATRLKEARARLEEYKAQVPGLSLENLVAGLTVAEAEALVAERLKEADGRLKAAEAAWQAYQRESQLAVLKQQLGGFADRVASIRQRLNVILTERVRVQEALGVARQRFEAFKAELPNLSLENLVAGLTVAEAEALVAERLKEADGRLKAAEAAWQAYQRESQLAVLKQQLGGFADRVASIRQRLEKIPTERAILQKRLAEAEAELAKEPKLLALEREVVADPAVAAAIARGGDLQALVGLKLKNQELNPTHQKLLFTALDLRADLGALEREEEALSAEVRRLEPEVQSLQERIAEEEARRARLATELDVARDIYNAVYRYAENLKRLAGKPELRLREVNPDVLRFRDQIIDLEIQLAALLAEEEALSAEVRRLEPEVQSLQERIAEEEARRARLATELDVARDIYNAVYRYAENLKRLAGKPELRLREVNPDVLRFRDEVVALEAERAALEAELRALEQNAQEYERRIQGLRAQIASQEREKESLLLEYNTKKAAYEAFRARYDQIANLTAQDLAFDNPNPEYQRLRSVLIDAQAEEARLLARKAALEARIAQVEARIALLRERVAKAQVEQDRVNQALELAKNAYLALSQKKTDLQIELASSQNALAQVIAPAFPVYEKVAPKRALILALAVFLGLVLGVMAAFLAEALRAPRTEAAG; from the coding sequence ATGCTTCAGGCGCCTCAGGAGGAGTTTTCCCTTCGGGATTTGGTGGCGGTTCTTGAGCGACACCGCCGCTTAGTCGTCTCCTTACCCTTGGTACTGGTTACGGTGGCCCTCATCTACGCCTTCTTTATCGCCGAGCCCCGCTACGCCTCCACCGCCACGGTGAACGTGGCCCCGGTCCAGGTGCAGGCCCAGCTGGAGCAGCGCATCCAGGTGCAGGGGCAAAACCTCCTCACCTTTGAGGGGTTGAAGGCCATTGCCTTTTCGGAGGAGGTTACCCGCGAGGTCTGGGAGGCCTTGAAGAGGGAGAGGAAGCTCCCCACCGCCTGGCAGGACCAGGGGGGCACCCCGGGCCTAGAGCGTATGGTGAAGGACTTTAAAATCAAGAACGAATCCCCGCGGCAGCAGGTGGTGCCCCAGGGGCAGGTGCCCCCGGTGGTGGCCTCCTTGACCGTGCAGGCGCCAAGCCCCGAGGTGGCGGCTAGGACGGCCAACCTCTGGGCGGAGGCGGTGACCCAACGGGTGAACCGGATCCCTCTGCGGCGCCTCGAGGCCAACCTGAAGGCCCTGGAGGAGCAGATCCTCCCCGCCGAGAGGACGTACCGGGAGGCCCAGGCCCGTTGGGAGGCCTTCCAGCGTGCCTCCACCCTGGCCCAGGACAAGGCGGAGCTGGAGTCCAAAACGGCGGAGCGCGTGAGCCTGGACCAGGAGCGTTCCGCTTTGGAGCGGGACTTGGCGGCGGTGCAGGGCAGGGTGGCGGCTTTGGAGGCCGAGGCCCGGAAGCAGGCCTCCTTGGTACCCATCGGGACCAGCCCAGAGCAGCTGGCCATCATCGGCAAGCGGTTACGGGAAGCGCAGGAGAACCTCAAGGGGGAGACGGAACGGGCCCGGCAGGCCTACGTTCGGGCGGCGCAGACCCTGGAGGTCTTTAAGCGCCAGGAGCGCATCCCCGTGTGGCAGGCGGAGCTTTCCGCTTACACCGAGGCTTACGCTTCCGCCCGCTCCCGGAGTCTGGCCTTGCAAAAGGACCTTGCGGTGAACGCCACCCGCCTCAAGGAGGCCCGTGCCCGCCTGGAGGAATACAAGGCGCAGGTTCCGGGGCTTTCCCTGGAGAACCTGGTGGCGGGGTTGACGGTGGCCGAGGCGGAGGCCTTGGTGGCGGAGCGCCTAAAGGAGGCGGATGGCCGGCTTAAGGCGGCGGAGGCGGCGTGGCAGGCGTACCAGCGGGAGAGCCAGCTTGCGGTGCTGAAGCAGCAGCTTGGGGGTTTTGCCGACCGGGTGGCCAGCATCCGGCAGCGGCTTAACGTTATTCTTACGGAGAGGGTGCGGGTTCAGGAGGCCTTGGGGGTTGCCCGCCAACGTTTTGAGGCTTTCAAGGCTGAGCTTCCGAATCTTTCCCTGGAGAACCTGGTGGCGGGGTTGACGGTGGCCGAGGCGGAGGCCTTGGTGGCGGAGCGCCTAAAGGAGGCGGATGGCCGGCTTAAGGCGGCGGAGGCGGCGTGGCAGGCGTACCAGCGGGAGAGCCAGCTTGCGGTGCTGAAGCAGCAGCTTGGGGGTTTTGCCGACCGGGTGGCCAGCATCCGGCAGCGCCTAGAGAAGATCCCCACCGAGCGGGCAATACTCCAAAAGCGGCTTGCCGAGGCGGAGGCAGAGCTTGCCAAGGAGCCCAAGCTTCTGGCTTTGGAAAGGGAAGTGGTGGCCGATCCCGCGGTGGCGGCAGCCATAGCCCGGGGGGGTGACCTCCAGGCCCTGGTGGGGCTGAAGCTCAAGAATCAGGAGCTGAACCCCACCCACCAAAAGCTCCTCTTCACCGCTTTGGACCTTCGCGCCGACCTGGGGGCTTTGGAGCGGGAGGAGGAGGCGCTTTCTGCCGAGGTGAGGCGGCTTGAGCCGGAGGTGCAGTCTTTGCAGGAGCGGATAGCGGAGGAGGAGGCGAGGCGGGCGCGGTTGGCCACGGAGTTGGACGTGGCGCGGGACATTTACAATGCGGTGTACCGGTATGCGGAGAACCTGAAGCGGTTGGCGGGCAAGCCGGAGCTGCGGCTTCGGGAGGTGAACCCGGACGTGCTCCGCTTCCGGGATCAGATAATTGACCTGGAGATTCAGCTGGCGGCGCTTTTGGCGGAGGAGGAGGCGCTTTCTGCCGAGGTGAGGCGGCTTGAGCCGGAGGTGCAGTCTTTGCAGGAGCGGATAGCGGAGGAGGAGGCGAGGCGGGCGCGGTTGGCCACGGAGTTGGACGTGGCGCGGGACATTTACAATGCGGTGTACCGGTATGCGGAGAACCTGAAGCGGTTGGCGGGCAAGCCGGAGCTGCGGCTTCGGGAGGTGAACCCGGACGTGCTCCGCTTCCGGGACGAGGTGGTGGCCCTCGAGGCGGAGCGGGCCGCCTTGGAGGCGGAGCTCCGGGCGCTGGAACAGAACGCCCAGGAGTACGAGCGCCGCATCCAAGGCCTGCGGGCCCAGATCGCCTCTCAGGAGAGGGAAAAGGAGTCCCTTCTCCTGGAGTACAACACCAAGAAGGCCGCCTATGAGGCCTTCCGGGCCCGTTATGACCAGATCGCCAACCTCACCGCCCAGGATCTGGCCTTTGATAACCCCAACCCCGAGTACCAGCGGCTGCGCTCGGTCCTCATTGATGCCCAGGCGGAGGAAGCCAGGCTTTTGGCGCGCAAGGCGGCCCTCGAGGCCCGCATTGCCCAGGTGGAGGCCCGCATCGCCCTTCTGCGGGAGCGGGTGGCCAAGGCCCAGGTGGAGCAGGACCGGGTGAACCAGGCCCTGGAGCTGGCCAAGAACGCCTACCTGGCCCTCTCCCAGAAGAAGACGGACTTGCAGATTGAGCTGGCCAGTTCCCAAAATGCCCTGGCCCAGGTGATCGCCCCGGCTTTCCCCGTGTACGAGAAGGTGGCGCCCAAGCGGGCCTTGATCCTGGCCCTGGCGGTGTTTTTGGGGCTTGTGCTGGGGGTGATGGCGGCCTTCTTGGCCGAGGCCCTGCGGGCGCCCAGGACCGAGGCGGCGGGGTAG